TGTTGATGGATGTGATTCTGATTTTAGTAACTGTAGAGAGTATCATAAAAGACATAAGGTCTGTGATGTCCATTCTAAAACTCCTGTGGTTACAATCAGTGGTGATAAACAGAGGTTTTGTCAACAATGCAGCAGGTAAACTGTAAGTATATGTTGGATATTTTAACATGGCGTTTTGTGTAATGATAAGATTAACATATGTGTATATGTAGGTTTCATGCTTTGGAAGAGTTTGATGAAGGGAAGAGAAGTTGTAGGAAACGTCTTGATGGACACAATCGTAGAAGACGGAAGCCTCAGCCCGACCGTATCGCTTCACATGTGTTTCCAACTACATCTGTTGGGACCCCGAGCAGCTGGGGAAACGGTCTTGTGAGCTTAGCTATGGCCAGTGGTTCGAGTTACGGAGAGAACCAGATAAAGCCTGACATTATGTTCCCAGAAACTTCTTCTCTAAATAGCAGAGGGAAACAGTTCCCTTTCTTGCAAGAAGAAGTGAGCTCGAGAACAGCATTCTTGTGTGAGAGAATGACGAGTTGCGTCCACGACTCTGATtgtgctctctctcttctgtcaCCATCTTCCTCATCAACACCTCATTTGCTTCAGCCACTACTTCCTTTTTCCCAAGAAACAGTAGAGACGGTTTTTAACCAGTCCGGATTGTTTGAGAATGCGAGTGCAGTCTCTGATGGGTCGGTTATATCCGGTAATGAGATTGTGGCTCTTCGGCAAACGTTCCCGTTTCACTGGGAGTAGTACAAGTAGATAGATAGAATCAGAAAGATGTGTGTATGTGCCTCTTTCTCtattctcttctctttctctctaattTTTCAATGTTCTTTTATCTTGTTAAATGATGAATTGATGGTGTATAAACGGCTTATTCATACCCGAACTATGAGTTTTTGGAAAAAACATATCTATACTTTTTTCTTGTGCGAATACATGTCTGAACTATATAAACTTTGAATTACATACCCGAACTTATAAAATCCACGCTAATTCATACATCAATATTAACACTGTTTAATTATAGTTAATGGCACTGATTAGGATGATTATGTGGCTGATTAGTCAGCTTCACATACAAATATGATGTATAAAAGAACATATTATAATGggctaaattttaaatcttatggATCGAATATGATAATTACGATGTTGTATAACAATGGCCCgaacaatttaatattttacccAAAATAGTTATCATATTTGGcccataaaatttaaaacttaaccCATTATATTATGTTCTTTTATACGACCCGTTTGTATATAAAACTGACTAATCAGCCACATAATCATCACAGTCAGCACCATTAACTATAATTAAACAGTGTTAATGTCGATGTATGAATTAGCGTGGATTTTATAAGTTCGGGTATGTAattcaaattttgtatatttcggATATGTATTCGCACAAAAAAAAGTGTAGGTATGTTTTTCCCAAAAACTCATAGTTCGGGCATGAATAAGCCGTTTTCCCGGTTGTATTGGTCCAGCACCAAGTTAAGAGTAGATAAAGTCTTTATGTACCCTATTGCAGCATGGCGCAAATTTCATCCATTGCATTAAAAACAGAACTCTAAAATTTTTTGGAAAAACAGATCGAAGTGATTGAAATTTTGGAACCGTTCATGTGGTTGAATATATTAACGAAACAAGTCTAAGTCTCTTTATGTAAAGGACTCAATGGTCAATAACTTTTTAGAATACCCTATCTTTCTCTATATCTACGTATTATCCTCTGTATACTCAGTGTGGAAAACCCAGTTTTTCACTCACGAATGAAGCACGTCCCACTCGACTACATTTTGTTagaaatatcattaaatttgtAATCTTTACTGTCTTACATGTCTTCACTCATGACCAACTAGCATAAGCATTTACTATAAGTAAACATACTAATTTCTAACCAAATTTCTGACGGAACAAATATTCGTCGAAATTTTCTGAAGAATTCTAACGAATTTCTGAggaatatgaaattttactatttgTCAGAACTTCGTCgcaaatattatagaaatttccaatgaattttcttttgtagAAAATAATCGACGAAATACAAATGATTCCTAAGAAAATTTAAAcgatatatataaatttgaggtttatgttttcaatgtaattttctCATAGTTGCAAtgtcataataaatcagcgttaaaaaaagatataaagtattcaaaataaataataaaccaGATACTTACAAGATCACCATGATATATAttaagtaataaatatgatCTGTGTTAATAATACCTCAATTATTTAAAGCTTTATTAtatactaggataagacctgcgTTTTGCGCAGGGTGaggttaaatatttaaaatttcaaaacatatagtattgacatattaaatatttatatgtgttggattttattttgatatctatataattgtgtgtgtgttttatataatcatctatATGTTGGGTGGAAaccatttgtaattgtaattgtcgacaaaaaatattttgaatttatcaagGCATGGTCAATTTAGGCTTAAAATTTTTACATTCATAGTTTCacaattttacataaaattaaaatgaaaatattataaaaaaaaacaactacatACTGGGCTAGCCTTTAAAGTTAGACATCAATTATAAGTGTGGTTCTGTATGGGGCATACCAACAAAATTTATAAGATCCtattatcaaactttttttatGGGCCAAATAAAATGAATACTCTTAAAACAGATAAAATTCTGAAATAAACATATGTGactttttatttgaattttccAACTATGGTTTATCTCTTGCTCTCCTCATTTCATCGGTTCAGAAGAGATATTCTTCAATCTCTTTTTCTGAACTTTGTTTTTGACAGCTGAACAAAAAtctttgatttatatcaaatcCCAAAGTATTGACGATCTCATTTTCTCTATACAGTTATGTATGGCTTGGATAATCAATAGCTTCATGTTTattatacttgtttttttttaacttgtagaGATCTAAAATTTAGAAATGATCAGATctgatatttatttgtttttttaattctccTCAACACTGTATATATAGTCATAGTATCAATGGTTTCTGAATAAATAATTAAAGCTACAATGGATATTATTGACACTAAAATATACACAAATTAAATTCATGAAATATTTAGTGTattatttctaattaatttgtTTCCATATTAAGTTTTGCTTGATAAAGAAGAAATACAAATTATTGGCAGGTTATAgattcaaatttattaaaatgtgtgtttaaattaatatagtaattAATGACATATGTAAACTTGTTCAGCAATATATATTGAGTTTCttcactatttaaaaaaatcaagtcAAGATACCATATACTTCACACTTTCCGAAAACATAACTATAATATTGTCGTCGCTCATAGTAATAATACCTTTAATGGTTCGAAGTATGCAATGCCAAAGGTTTAACACTCAAAACTTTTGTACATCATGACACTTAGCTGAATATTATCTTAAAGTTTAAGCTTAAATTTTTTCGTGCATCATGACAATTGTGCACATTAGctacaaataaatttacataataaaaatgtaacagAACAATATATTCTCCACTCTACAGCTTTAAGAGATTCTTGATTATATGTTTGTGATACTGATACGAACTCAAAAGTATTGTGTATAAAAGCttaatgtataaatttataaccAATATCAGCAAGATTCATAATATGCTAATACCCCTTTTTGTTCGAAATCATCAAGTAATTAGGAGATATTAAACTTGTTTAAATGTTTGACTGACTGAGTTTTTCCAATAATGGTCTTATTACAAAAGTAAACCTCATATTAACGGTGAACATATATCCATAGTGTTtagttttttaagttttgtttttgttaatgttTCATTTTGTATCATCAATTGGTAGAttgcatttttttaatatttgagaGACGAAACGTTCCATCGTACGATTCAATACTTTGCTTTAGCTAATACACTATAGTTTATAGTTAatgttttttagcaaaaaatataaatcgaatgTGGACCAACCAGTTTTCCAATTGAATATTATGCTGTCACATAGGATTAATTGAGTACTTAATTGTGTGCCACATAAGATGTAGtctctttttaattaatacaaaattgaggttacatatttttaaatgctttctttttaatatataggggatattcTCGCAATGTATCCATCTTAAAATCTTGAATTTTGTGTGCTTTCAAGTGTTTTCAAACATTATGAAGATTATAAACCCTTAAAGATCATCAATTTATTATCAATGGCTATTATCAGTCTGTTTTAGCTAATGTTTTGAAACCCCAATATCTAATTCGTTAGAAATTTCTGACAAATATGTTTCTAACGAATTTCCGACGGATATAGTATATTTCGATGGATATCCGGCGAAAGTGGTATATTCCGACAAATTTCCCACGTAAAATGGTATATGCGTCGGAAATTGAAAATTTTCCGGAAAAACCGTGTAACTTTTCGTGAAGCaccaaaatagaaaaactcCAACGGAATTCCGACAAACACAATCCATCCgaatttttaaacatttaaacaggaaaaattcttgtttttcatttcaactctttttctctctctaagcTCTCTctattatctctctctctctctctctctctctctctctctctctctcagatgaAAAACAGCTGAAAACAGCCACAAATCCTTCTTCAAAACTCCCCTTAAATCATGTTAGCCTTTTATCATCCTTTCAATAACGATATATGTTAGTTTGTATATGTGTTAGGTTAGAATTGATGTGTTTTAGGGATTGAGTGTTAGAAATGAGTTAGGTTGGTTAATATAGGATATATAATGTTAAATTTGTGTTAGAATTGTTAGTTTTAGGATTTTTCatgttagatttaggatttcaaatttttttttatgttctataagtttgttgttgttttaactcattttgtgattttataaaaatgttttaagcttttataaaatgttttaagctTTTATAAAAcgtttaagtttttataaaaaaattatgtttgttGTAATTTATTAAACgtgtaagttttttttaaaaaaaaaaaaactttttttagacttttaaaaatgttttcaatttataaaataaatctcttttttaatttaattaaacatgtttataaatttttagaaaaatgtttcaattaatatttttttaatagaatttataaaaaaaaaattcgctTTGTCTCAAAATATCTTCAATTTATAAAACgctttatgttttaaaaaacttataaaacgtTTATTatcaatgattttaaaaataattatattatgaaaatctttttctaatttaaaatttaattttatttatatataaagatttaaaaatatttattatacaagatatgtaaatttattttaattaattaatttaattattatattttaaataaaataaataaaatatgcacTCAAAATTATGTTTGTTGGAATTTCGTCGAAAACATTTTTGTCAGAATTTCTTCGCAAACTTTTCCGTCGGAATTTTGTCAGTTAGAATTTCGTTAGAAATTCGTCAGACCACCCGACAAAATtctgatgaattttttttgacGAGACAGAACCgacgatttttttttggaaatttgtCGAAACTGATTTATTCTGATAGATTTTTGACAAAAATCATTCGTAGGAAACAATATGTTTTCTTTGTAGTGATTAACCAAAACCTTTAGCTCGGTCCAAGTTTCATCAAGCTTGTTCCAAAATTGGAGTGACGAAACTTCCTCTATTTTACGAGAGCATGTTAAAAAACACATTTGTACAAAACACAGATATAACCACGGAAACTACCACCACAATTCCATAGAAAAGtcaagaaaatcaaaaaattaacaTGGAATAGTCACAAAACGAGAACCTTGTCATTTCGTGGAAAATTCATGGCAAAAGTGCTACAAATTTTCTAGGAAATAAAATGTGGCAAAGAATAGCCACAATTATATCATGAAAACTATGTGAAAGATTTTCAACGTAAGAAACATATCAATTCATGTAAAAAGGATATGATTTGCTACGAAAAACAATATGTCAAAGA
The window above is part of the Raphanus sativus cultivar WK10039 unplaced genomic scaffold, ASM80110v3 Scaffold1527, whole genome shotgun sequence genome. Proteins encoded here:
- the LOC108846435 gene encoding squamosa promoter-binding-like protein 13A, whose product is MDWNFKLSSGSFPDFEEEYVPDLTPIDASVSFGGSSSSSPRLEPKGEFSFDLKLGRNIVNSSSAFRNTEQVTCLKWKESTALAKPEASRSSGSSKRTRGNATGNNQIPLCLVDGCDSDFSNCREYHKRHKVCDVHSKTPVVTISGDKQRFCQQCSRFHALEEFDEGKRSCRKRLDGHNRRRRKPQPDRIASHVFPTTSVGTPSSWGNGLVSLAMASGSSYGENQIKPDIMFPETSSLNSRGKQFPFLQEEVSSRTAFLCERMTSCVHDSDCALSLLSPSSSSTPHLLQPLLPFSQETVETVFNQSGLFENASAVSDGSVISGNEIVALRQTFPFHWE